The region AAGTGCATTTGAGTTACAGTTCTATTTGTATTTAAAGAGTTTTTTAATAAATTTAATTCTTTTTTTAAATACTCAATGTATTTAACTTTTTTATCCTCTTTAGAAGTAAAAATTACATTACATCCGCAGAAGTAACAGGCACTTCTACAGAAAGGTAAATGTATATAAAGTGATAAATTTCTATCATCACTTTGATTTTTATAGTATTCTTTTAAATCTTGTTCAGTAAATTCTTCAGAAAACTCTGGTGCCGTAGGATACGAAGTATATCTAGGTCCAGGTTTTGAATACTTTTCAAATTTTTTAAAGTCAATCATTATATCTTCTTATTTTGTATTTTGTCTATCTAACCAAACCATTACACCTTTTTGTGCATGTAGTCTGTTTTCAGCCTCTTCAAAAATTAAACTTTGATCTCCCTCAATAACACTTTCACTAACTTCATATCCTCTGTAAGCTGGTAAACAGTGTAAGAATATTGCATCAGATGTTCCTAATTTCATCATCTCATCATCAACAATATAACCATCAAAGTCTTTTACTCTTTTCTCTTTTTCATCCTCTTGTCCCATTGAAACCCAAGTATCAGTTGTAATAACACTTGCACCTTTAACAGCTTCTTTAGGATCATTAGTGATAATAATTTTTGCACCTGATTCTTTTGCAAAAGAGTATGCATCATCTAAAATATTTTTATCTACTTCATAACCTTTTGGAGTAGCAATTCTTAACTCAAATCCAAGTTTTGATGCAAGCATAAGCCAAGAGTGTGCCATATTATTACCATCACCAACATAAGCAGCTACAAGATTTTTATCTAAACCTTTTTCTTGAATAGTTAAAAAATCAGCCATAAGTTGTACAGGATGATACTCATTTGTTAAACCATTTATCACAGGAACTTTTGAATATTTAGCAAACTCTTCTAATTTGCTTTGTTCAAATGTTCTAATCATAACCATATCAACCATTCTAGAAATAACTCTAGCTGTATCACTCATAGGTTCACCACGTCCAAGCTGAATATCATTTGATGATAAGAAAAGTCCTATTCCACCCAATTGATAAATACCTGTTTCAAAACTAACTCTAGTTCTAGTACTACTTTTCTCAAATATCATACCTAAAGTATATCTTGGTAAATAATCTTTGTAAACTCTATTTTTAGTTTCTCTCTTGATTTTTGCTGCTAAGTCTAAAATTTCTAAAATTTCTTCTTTTGTATAGTCTTTTAGTGTTAAAAAGTGTCTCATGATTTAACCTTTCATTTTAAAAAAGAATCAATTTTAACCAAAAACCTTTTACTATTAACTTAAAAATTATGAATTATCTTTCAAAAGGAGCATAAAAAATTATTATTATCGATATAGAGCCCATTTAGTGACACTTTAGTGACTTTTTATATTATTATTTTTTAAGATGAATACTCCTATCATACACTTTTAAAAGGATGAATATGATAGAAAATATACTCAAAAGAGATGGCACTTATGAAAAATTTCAAGCTTATAAAATAAAAGATGTAATAAAAAAGGCATTTAAAAGCGTACACACCACTTATGATGCAGCTGTTTATTTAAATGTAATTGAAGAATTAAATAAAAAAAGAGTGTTTGCAGTTGAAGATGTACAAGATTTAATTGAAAATGAATTATATAAAGCAAGATATTTTGAAGTAATGAAATCTTTTATGCTTTATAGACATATGCATAAGATGCAAAGAGAACAAATATTAGGATTAAATGAAGATACAACATATATAAACTCTACACAAACTATAGAAGAGTATATAAATGGTACAGATTGGAGAATAAATGCAAATTCTAATACAGGTTATTCCCATGCAGGATTAATCAATAATAGTGCAGGGAAAATTATTGCTAATTATTGGCTAGATAAGATTTATTCAAAAGAGGAGGGCTATGCCCATAGAAATGCTGATTATCATATTCATGATTTAGATTGTTTAAGTGGATATTGTGCTGGTTGGAGCTTAAGAGTATTACTTGATGAGGGTTTTAATGGTGTAAGAGGTAGAGTTGAGAGTACTGCACCAAACCATTTTAGAGAAGCTTTAGGTCAGATGGCAAACTTTTTAGGAATATTACAAAGTGAATGGGCAGGAGCTCAAGCTTTTTCTTCATTTGATACATATTTAGCACCTTATGTTTTTAAAGATGGTTTATCTTTTAATGAGATAAAAAAGAATATAAGAAGTTTTATTTATAATTTAAATGTCCCAGCAAGATGGGGTCAAAGTCCTTTTACAAATATTACTATAGATTGGACCGTACCTAGTGATTTAAAAAATCAAATGCCAACAAAAAATCAAAAACATCTATTTACTAATATAGATAATGAAAAACTACTGCAAGAAGCAAAAGAGAGAGGTTTTGATACTTTAGTTAATATGACTTATAAAGCTTTTCAAAAAGAGATGAATATGATTAATAAAGCTTATTATGAGGTTATGACTGAAGGTGATAAAACCGGACAACCTTTTACTTTTCCAATTCCTACAGTTAATATAACTGAAGATTTTGATTGGTATGGAGAGAATACAGACTTACTTTTTGAAAACACTGCAAAAATAGGTTCATCATATTTCCAAAACTTTATTGGTAGCCAATATATAAAAGATAAAAATGGAAAACTAATACCAAATAGTGAAGCATATAAACCAGGTCATGTAAGATCAATGTGTTGTAGATTGCAATTAGATTTAAGAGAGCTATTAAAAAGAGGTGGTGGCTTATTTGGTAGTGCTGAGATGACTGGAAGTATTGGTGTTGTTACTATAAATATGGCAAGACTAGGATATTTATATAAAGATGATAAAGAGGCTCTTTTAAATAGACTTGAAGAGCTTATGGATTTAGCACAATCAACTTTAGAGAAAAAAAGAGTTTTTATAAATGATTTATATGAAAGAGGATTGTTTCCATATACTAAAAGGTATCTTCCAAGCTTTAATAATCATTTTTCAACAATAGGTGTAAATGGTATAAATGAAATGATTATTAATTTTACAGAGAAAAGATACGACATTTCAAAAGATGAAGGTATATCTTTAGCAATAGAAGTTTTAGATTTTATGAGAAATAAAATGATTAAATATCAAGAAGAAACAGGGAATCTATACAATCTTGAAGCAACACCAGCTGAAGGTACTACATATAGATTTGCAAAAGAAGATAAAAAAAGATATTCAGATATTTTCCAAGCAGGTTTTGGAAATAATATTTTTTATACAAACTCATCTCAGCTACCAGTTGATTATACAGATGATATCTTTGAAGCATTAAACCTACAAGATGAACTTCAAGGTAAATATACAGGAGGAACTGTATTGCATCTTTATATGAGAGAAAGAATAAGTTCAGTAGAAGCTTGTAGAAAATTGATTAAAAATGTTATATCAAATTATACTTTACCTTATATAACAATCAGTCCTGTATTTTCTATTTGTCCAAAACATGGATATATAGATGGGGAATATGAATATTGTCCTAAATGTGATGAAGAAATTTTAGAAGAGGAGTTAAATAATGAAAAGCTTAGAGCCTAGCAAGTTAAAAGAAAAAAGAACAAGATGTATAGTTTATACAAGAGTTATGGGTTATCATCGTCCAGTTGAAAGTTTTAATATTGGTAAAAAAGGTGAACATAGTCAAAGGGTAAAATTTATTGAAAAAAATAATCTATAATATAACACCTTTTACAACTGTTGATTTTAAAGATCATTTATCTTGTATTGCATGGTTTATATCGTGCAATATGAGATGTAAATATTGCTATAATCCTGATATTGTAAATTCAAAAAGTGGTGAATATACTGTTGAGGATTTAATAGATTTTTTAAAAAGAAGAGTAGGGCTATTAGATTCAGTTGTATTAAGTGGAGGGGAAGCAACACTTCATGATTTAGAAAATATTTGTACTAAAATTAAAGACTTAGGCTTTAAAATAAAATTAGATACAAATGGTTCAAATCCTAAATTGCTAAACACCCTTATAAAAAATAAATTATTAGATTTTGTTGCTTTAGATTTTAAATCAAATGAAAAAAATTTTAATAAGATTACCAAATCTTACTTTTACGATAAATTTATACAAAGTTTGGATGTTTTACTTAATTCAAATATAAAATATGAAGTTAGAACAACACTTCATCAAGATTTATTAAATGAAAACGATATAAATGAGATGCAAGAAACCTTACAAGAAATTGGATATAAAAATGACTATTTTATTCAAAATTTTTTAGAAGTTGAAAACTTAACTAATATGAAAAAATCTATAAATATTTTTGATAAGGCTAAAGTAAATAATAATTTAAATATTATCTACCGAAATTAAATAACCTTGTCCTGAAATATTTTTAATCAATTCTTTTGAAGTTTTTTTTCTTAATCTTTTTATAAAAGTTCTAACTCTTTCATCTGTTACCTCTTCATTTTCCCAAAGGGTTTCCTTTAACTCATCAGAACTTGTAATATTGTTTTTATTTTTTATTAATAAATTGATAAAACTTTTTTCTCTTTTTGTTATATTAATTAATTGTTCATCTTCAAAAAGATTGTTTGTATTATTATCAAAAGTAAAGTGCTTATTTAAACAAATAATTCTACTTTTATTTAGTTTAGATGCAATTGTAACTAGATATTCCAATAATTCATCAGGGTCAAAAGGTTTTATAAAATATTTTGTTATACCAATATCAATAGCTTTTAATAGTTTTTCTTTATCAGAAAAAGCACTAAGAACTATAATTGGGATAGTCTCATTTTCTTTTCTTATCTCTTTTGTCATATCTAAACCATCTAATTTAGGCATCATTATATCTGTTATAATAAAATCAGGATTGATTTTTTTATACTTTTCTAAACCCTCTTCACCATTATTTGCTATAGTAAAAGAGAAAAAATAGTCCGAAATGGCATCTTTTAGCAGCTTAGAGATATTTACCTCATCCTCAACAAATAAAACTTTTAATTCTTTTAATATATTTTCATTATTTTTCAAACTACACTTCCTATAGGAATTCTTATTACAAATACTAAGCCATTATCTTCATTTTTGGCTTCTATTGTTCCATCTAAACTTTTTTCGATAATCATTTTTGACATAAACAACCC is a window of Halarcobacter sp. DNA encoding:
- the argF gene encoding ornithine carbamoyltransferase — its product is MRHFLTLKDYTKEEILEILDLAAKIKRETKNRVYKDYLPRYTLGMIFEKSSTRTRVSFETGIYQLGGIGLFLSSNDIQLGRGEPMSDTARVISRMVDMVMIRTFEQSKLEEFAKYSKVPVINGLTNEYHPVQLMADFLTIQEKGLDKNLVAAYVGDGNNMAHSWLMLASKLGFELRIATPKGYEVDKNILDDAYSFAKESGAKIIITNDPKEAVKGASVITTDTWVSMGQEDEKEKRVKDFDGYIVDDEMMKLGTSDAIFLHCLPAYRGYEVSESVIEGDQSLIFEEAENRLHAQKGVMVWLDRQNTK
- a CDS encoding ribonucleoside triphosphate reductase is translated as MIENILKRDGTYEKFQAYKIKDVIKKAFKSVHTTYDAAVYLNVIEELNKKRVFAVEDVQDLIENELYKARYFEVMKSFMLYRHMHKMQREQILGLNEDTTYINSTQTIEEYINGTDWRINANSNTGYSHAGLINNSAGKIIANYWLDKIYSKEEGYAHRNADYHIHDLDCLSGYCAGWSLRVLLDEGFNGVRGRVESTAPNHFREALGQMANFLGILQSEWAGAQAFSSFDTYLAPYVFKDGLSFNEIKKNIRSFIYNLNVPARWGQSPFTNITIDWTVPSDLKNQMPTKNQKHLFTNIDNEKLLQEAKERGFDTLVNMTYKAFQKEMNMINKAYYEVMTEGDKTGQPFTFPIPTVNITEDFDWYGENTDLLFENTAKIGSSYFQNFIGSQYIKDKNGKLIPNSEAYKPGHVRSMCCRLQLDLRELLKRGGGLFGSAEMTGSIGVVTINMARLGYLYKDDKEALLNRLEELMDLAQSTLEKKRVFINDLYERGLFPYTKRYLPSFNNHFSTIGVNGINEMIINFTEKRYDISKDEGISLAIEVLDFMRNKMIKYQEETGNLYNLEATPAEGTTYRFAKEDKKRYSDIFQAGFGNNIFYTNSSQLPVDYTDDIFEALNLQDELQGKYTGGTVLHLYMRERISSVEACRKLIKNVISNYTLPYITISPVFSICPKHGYIDGEYEYCPKCDEEILEEELNNEKLRA
- the nrdD gene encoding anaerobic ribonucleoside-triphosphate reductase; this translates as MKSLEPSKLKEKRTRCIVYTRVMGYHRPVESFNIGKKGEHSQRVKFIEKNNL
- a CDS encoding anaerobic ribonucleoside-triphosphate reductase activating protein, encoding MKKIIYNITPFTTVDFKDHLSCIAWFISCNMRCKYCYNPDIVNSKSGEYTVEDLIDFLKRRVGLLDSVVLSGGEATLHDLENICTKIKDLGFKIKLDTNGSNPKLLNTLIKNKLLDFVALDFKSNEKNFNKITKSYFYDKFIQSLDVLLNSNIKYEVRTTLHQDLLNENDINEMQETLQEIGYKNDYFIQNFLEVENLTNMKKSINIFDKAKVNNNLNIIYRN
- a CDS encoding response regulator transcription factor, with amino-acid sequence MKNNENILKELKVLFVEDEVNISKLLKDAISDYFFSFTIANNGEEGLEKYKKINPDFIITDIMMPKLDGLDMTKEIRKENETIPIIVLSAFSDKEKLLKAIDIGITKYFIKPFDPDELLEYLVTIASKLNKSRIICLNKHFTFDNNTNNLFEDEQLINITKREKSFINLLIKNKNNITSSDELKETLWENEEVTDERVRTFIKRLRKKTSKELIKNISGQGYLISVDNI